One window of the Trifolium pratense cultivar HEN17-A07 linkage group LG2, ARS_RC_1.1, whole genome shotgun sequence genome contains the following:
- the LOC123905204 gene encoding uncharacterized protein LOC123905204: MSKERYIPEGGSASRPPLFTGKNYYFWKNKMQLFLKSQEVGMWRIVTEGDYVPTVTSAEGVISDKPEDAWTTAEQQKVLLNSKAHLFLSCALSMEESERVDECDTAKKVWDTLQVHHEGTSHVKETRIDIGTNKFETFEMIENETIDEMFSRFTTIINELRSLGKTFSTNDRIRKLLRCLPVTWRPMVTAITQTKDLKTLPIEDLIGTLKAHEVILQGDKPLKKEKTIALKASQKDISFLEDDSKELESTQEEAEGELALISGKIQRMLRRRDQIRRNFSSGKDMQKNDFDKSQVTCFGCNKLGHYKSECPLNKSPRNFPFKKKSMLATWDDDDEFETNKEEEEANICLMADSENDEVFLFDKTHPYEELETNFDSLLHDSEFLSKQCFLLQKEVSELKEEKKKLQIDILNFEKINKDLIESKEKHVCSSVLSKKIDENVVLKNEIKELRNDLTGFIKSTETFQNIMGSQSQALNKNGLGFNEVKNKIFENVLLPANREFKLRCSFCNKNGHHESICYQKESYESFYHEPKRYRHLERKNKHCSFCKNFGHLEKECYFKNKQIVKTNPQGPKSLWAPKRKFQNAGILSKCKEKAMVFGQWLFKTHDRR, translated from the coding sequence atgtcaaaagaaaGATACATTCCAGAAGGAGGATCTGCTTCAAGACCACCTTTGTTCACtggaaaaaattactatttttggaaaaacaaaatgcaattgtttttaaaatctcAAGAAGTAGGAATGTGGCGCATAGTCACAGAAGGAGATTATGTTCCTACTGTAACTTCTGCTGAGGGAGTCATTTCAGATAAACCTGAAGATGCATGGACAACTGCAGAACAACAAAAGGTACTCCTAAACTCTAAAGCTCATTTATTTCTATCCTGTGCTCTAAGCATGGAAGAAAGTGAAAGAGTAGATGAATGTGATACTGCTAAAAAGGTTTGGGACACTTTACAAGTTCACCATGAAGGAACTAGTCAtgtaaaagaaacaagaatAGACATAGGAACTaataaatttgaaacttttgaaATGATTGAAAACGAAACTATTGATGAAATGTTTTCAAGATTTACTACTATCATAAATGAATTAAGATCTCTTGGAAAAACTTTTTCAACTAATGATAGAATTAGAAAACTTTTGAGATGTCTTCCAGTCACTTGGAGACCAATGGTTACTGCCATTACTCAAACTAAAGATTTGAAAACACTTCCCATAGAAGATCTTATTGGTActttaaaagctcatgaagtTATTCTTCAAGGAGATAAAcctttgaaaaaggaaaaaaccaTTGCTTTAAAAGCTTCTCAAAAAGATATAAGTTTTTTAGAAGATGACTCTAAGGAATTAGAATCTACCCAAGAAGAGGCAGAAGGAGAACTAGCTCTCATTTCTGGCAAAATCCAACGTATGTTAAGAAGAAGAGATCAAATAAGAAGAAACTTTTCTTCAGGAAAAGATATGCAGAAAAATGACTTTGACAAAAGTCAAGTGACCTGCTTTGGTTGCAACAAACTTGGACATTACAAATCAGAATGTCCCTTAAACAAATCACCCAGAAATTTTCCCTTCAAGAAAAAATCTATGTTAGCTACctgggatgatgatgatgaatttgaaacaaataaagaagaagaagaagccaaCATCTGTCTAATGGCAGATTCAGAAAATGATGAGGTATTTCTCTTTGATAAAACTCATCCTTATGAAGAATTAGAAACTAATTTTGATAGTTTATTACATGATTCTGAATTCTTATCCAAACAAtgttttttgttacaaaaagaagtttctgaactaaaagaagaaaagaaaaaacttcaaattgacattcttaattttgagaaaattaaCAAAGACTTAATTgagtcaaaagaaaaacatgtttgCTCTAGTGTTTTATCTAAGAAAATAGATGAAAATGTTGtgttgaaaaatgaaataaaagaacTGAGAAATGATCTCACTGGGTTTATAAAATCAACtgaaacttttcaaaacattatGGGATCACAATCTCAAGCTCTTAACAAAAATGGCTTAGGTTTTAATgaagttaaaaacaaaatttttgaaaatgttctttTACCAGCAAATAGAGAGTTTAAGTTGAGATGTtcattttgtaacaaaaatggtCATCATGAATCAATTTGCTATCAAAAAGAAAGTTATGAAAGTTTTTACCATGAACCAAAACGTTATCGTCActtggaaagaaaaaataaacattgttCATTTTGCAAAAACTTTGGGCATCTTGAAAAAGAatgctattttaaaaataaacaaattgtgAAAACTAACCCTCAAGGACCCAAGTCATTATGGGCACCTAAAcgaaaatttcaaaatgcagGGATACTATCAAAGTGCAAAGAAAAAGCCATGGTTTTTGGACAGTGGCTGTTCAAAACACATGACAGGAGATAA